A portion of the Algimonas porphyrae genome contains these proteins:
- a CDS encoding DUF1153 domain-containing protein, translated as MSERTLKREHMVIGPEGTPLTMADLPKPDTVRWVIRRKAEVVAAVRGGLLTLESACERYGLSSEEFMSWQRSIESHGISGLRTTRIQQYR; from the coding sequence ATGAGCGAGCGAACGCTGAAAAGAGAGCATATGGTGATCGGCCCGGAAGGGACACCTCTGACGATGGCCGATCTGCCTAAGCCGGACACGGTCCGCTGGGTGATCCGTCGCAAAGCCGAAGTCGTTGCTGCGGTGCGCGGTGGATTGCTGACGCTGGAAAGCGCCTGCGAGCGCTACGGCCTCAGCTCCGAGGAATTCATGAGTTGGCAGCGCTCGATCGAGAGCCACGGCATTAGCGGGCTGCGCACGACGCGGATCCAGCAATACCGATAG